Proteins encoded in a region of the Labeo rohita strain BAU-BD-2019 chromosome 22, IGBB_LRoh.1.0, whole genome shotgun sequence genome:
- the bloc1s1 gene encoding biogenesis of lysosome-related organelles complex 1 subunit 1, giving the protein MLSRLLKEHQAKQNERKELQERRRREAIAAATCLTEALVDHLNVGVAQAYVNQRKLDHEVKTLQVQASQFAKQTAQWINMVENFNQALKEIGDVENWARSIEMDMRTIATALEYVHKGPVQPASS; this is encoded by the exons ATGCTCTCCCGGTTATTAAAAGAGCACCAAGCGAAACAAAACGAAAGGAAAGAGTTACAAG AAAGACGAAGACGAGAGGCCATAGCAGCTGCAACATGCTTAACAGAAGCCCTGGTGGACCATCTTAATGTAGG GGTGGCACAGGCGTACGTCAACCAGCGCAAACTGGACCATGAGGTGAAGACGCTGCAGGTTCAGGCCAGTCAGTTTGCCAAGCAGACGGCGCAGTGGATCAACATGGTGGAGAACTTCAACCAAGCCTTAAAA GAAATCGGAGATGTGGAGAACTGGGCACGAAGTATCGAGATGGACATGCGCACGATCGCCACAGCTCTTGAGTATGTGCACAAAGGCCCGGTTCAGCCTGCGTCTTCATGA
- the rdh5 gene encoding retinol dehydrogenase 5, which produces MYEYLSNNCTCTHILGAFVLLWILVWFYRDNLEITKVSEKHVFVTGCDSGFGHLLCKRLDKRGFHVLAGCLTEKGADDLKRATGPFLKTCILDVTSKASIQKALEWTKKEVGDKGLWGLVNNAGRSLPMGPSEWMKIEDFESTLKVNMTGVIEMTMNFFPLVKKARGRVVNVASVLGRVAANGGGYCISKFAVESFSDCLRRDIQNFGVNVCIIEPGFFKTQVTSLDPIERELHRLWNQLTPEVKESYGDKYLDKYIKIQRLIMNTICDSDLSKVTRCMEHALLAVHPRTRYSAGWDAKLLWIPLSYMPACVVDIALKLVLPKPAKSV; this is translated from the exons ATGTACGAGTACTTGAG TAACAActgtacatgcacacacatctTGGGTGCGTTTGTGCTCCTGTGGATTCTGGTGTGGTTCTACCGGGACAACCTTGAGATCACCAAAGTTTCGGagaaacatgtttttgtaaccGGCTGCGACTCTGGATTTGGACATCTACTGTGTAAACGCCTGGACAAACGTGGTTTCCACGTCCTAGCCGGGTGTCTTACGGAAAAAGGCGCGGATGATCTGAAGAGGGCGACTGGACCTTTCCTGAAGACGTGCATCTTGGACGTGACCAGCAAGGCCAGCATTCAGAAAGCTTTGGAATGGACCAAAAAAGAAGTTGGAGATAAAG GACTTTGGGGTCTCGTGAACAACGCCGGACGCTCGCTTCCCATGGGTCCATCGGAGTGGATGAAGATCGAGGACTTCGAAAGCACGCTCAAAGTCAACATGACTGGCGTGATTGAGATGACCATGAACTTCTTCCCTTTAGTCAAAAAAGCGCGTGGACGAGTGGTGAACGTGGCGTCAGTGTTGGGAAGAGTGGCAGCAAACGGCGGAGGGTATTGCATCTCAAAATTCGCAGTGGAGAGCTTCTCAGATTGTCTCAG GAGGGACATCCAGAATTTTGGGGTCAATGTGTGCATCATTGAACCTGGTTTCTTCAAGACACAGGTGACCAGCTTGGACCCTATAGAGAGGGAACTTCACCGTCTCTGGAACCAACTGACCCCTGAAGTGAAGGAGAGTTACGGAGACAAATACTTGgataaat ACATCAAGATCCAGAGGCTGATCATGAACACCATATGCGACTCCGACCTCAGTAAAGTGACCAGATGCATGGAACACGCCCTACTGGCCGTCCACCCAAGAACACGCTACAGCGCAGGATGGGATGCCAAGCTCTTGTGGATCCCCTTGTCTTACATGCCGGCATGTGTTGTAGATATTGCGCTGAAGCTGGTGTTGCCAAAGCCTGCAAAAAGTGTCTag
- the gls2b gene encoding glutaminase 2b: MRYWKMISFRTLRLPNIGVIGSLAKDIAKRGSTCQNVTRRSFSLSSRIHSSQEFIAPASADQPNSKKHVANKGLFSGLEDLLFYTITEGAEKVPVSHFIAAVKSTGLLTSDPRLRDCMEKIREAVRESAGEVMMDRELFRKCVGGNIVLLSLAFRRKFIIPEFEAFVDDINHIFYTSKHQHAGQVAKYIPHLTKFSPDLWGVSLCTVDGQRHSVGDTKVPFCLQSCVKPLEYAIAVHEHGTERIHRYVGKEPSGFKFNKLSLDEEEKPHNPMVNAGAIVISSLIKPGVNKAEKFDYVMEFVKKMTGSEYVGFSNPTFQSEKETGDRNYAIGYYLKEKKCFPEGADMIDALDFYFQLCAIEVTCESGSVMAATLANGGICPITGERVLSTEAVRNTLSLMHSCGMYDYSGQFAFHVGLPAKSGVSGAVLLVVPNVMGVMCWSPPVDKVGNSVRGIRFCQELVSLFNFHNYDNLRHFLKKQDPRRQSGDDRNKSVVNLMFAAHSGDVSALRRFALSSMDMELKDYDSRTPLHIAAAEGHMDVVLFLTQSCKVNPFVKDRWGNIPRDDAMQFGREDVVKILEEYEQNYIVLTSQTDTEDRSHQSVCSSLEGQV; this comes from the exons atgagATACTGGAAAATGATTTCTTTCCGGACCTTACGACTGCCTAATATCGGAGTTATTGGCTCACTAGCGAAAGACATCGCAAAAAGAGGCTCAACGTGTCAGAATGTGACGAGGAGGTCGTTCAGTTTATCTTCACGGATTCACTCGAGTCAAGAATTTATCGCTCCTGCATCCGCGGATCAACCTAATTCGAAAAA ACACGTGGCCAATAAAGGTCTGTTCTCTGGACTAGAGGACTTGCTTTTCTACACTATAACTGAAGGAGCGGAAAAGGTTCCTGTATCTCATTTCATCGCT GCAGTGAAAAGCACTGGCCttctgacctctgaccccagATTGCGCGACTGCATGGAAAAGATTCGCGAAGCTGTCCGGGAATCAGCCGGGGAAGTCATGATGGACCGTGAGCTGTTCCGAAA GTGTGTGGGTGGCAACATAGTCCTGCTGAGTCTCGCTTTCAGACGGAAGTTTATCATTCCAGAATTCGAGGCGTTTGTGGACGACATCAATCATATTTTCTACACATCAAAACACCAACACGCTGGACAG GTTGCAAAATACATTCCCCATCTAACCAAGTTTAGTCCTGATCTTTGGGGCGTCTCTCTCTGCACAGTCGATGGTCAAAG ACACTCAGTGGGCGACACAAAGGTGCCGTTCTGCTTGCAGTCGTGCGTGAAGCCGCTGGAATACGCCATTGCGGTACACGAGCACGGCACGGAGCGCATTCACCGTTATGTGGGGAAGGAGCCCAGCGGATTTAAATTCAACAAACTCTCCTTAGACGAAGAAG AAAAACCTCACAACCCCATGGTCAATGCTGGAGCAATTGTCATCAGTTCACTTATCAAG CCAGGTGTCAACAAGGCCGAGAAGTTTGATTAT GTGATGGAGTTTGTGAAGAAAATGACTGGCTCAGAGTATGTGGGCTTCAGCAACCCAAC GTTTCAGTCAGAGAAGGAGACAGGAGACAGAAACTACGCAATAGGATACTACCTTAAAGAGAAGAAG TGTTTTCCTGAAGGGGCGGATATGATAGATGCACTGGACTTTTATTTTCAA CTGTGTGCCATAGAGGTCACGTGCGAATCTGGCAGCGTAATGGCCGCCACATTGGCTAACGGAGGCATCTGTCCAATCACAGGAGAGAGAGTTCTGAGCACAGAAGCCGTACGAAACACGCTGAGTCTCATGCACTCCTGTGGGATGTACGACTACTCGGGACAGTTCGCTTTCCAT GTTGGTTTACCTGCTAAGTCTGGTGTGTCTGGTGCAGTTCTTCTGGTGGTGCCGAATGTAATGGGTGTCATGTGTTGGTCGCCCCCTGTGGACAAAGTCGGGAACAGCGTCCGTGGAATCCGCTTCTGTCAG GAACTGGTGTCTTTGTTCAACTTCCACAATTATGACAATCTGAGGCACTTTCTGAAGAAGCAGGACCCTCGCAGACAGTCTGGTGATGACAGG AACAAGTCAGTGGTGAATTTGATGTTTGCAGCCCACAGTGGAGATGTCTCAGCTCTGAGAAG GTTTGCACTTTCATCCATGGATATGGAGCTGAAGGACTATGACTCTCGTACACCTCTTCACATAGCTGCTGCAGAGG GTCACATGGATGTTGTGCTATTTCTGACGCAGTCCTGCAAAGTCAACCCTTTTGTGAAAGACCG GTGGGGAAATATTCCTCGGGATGATGCCATGCAGTTCGGCCGTGAGGACGTGGTGAAGATCTTGGAAGAATATGAGCAGAACTACATTGTTCTAACATCtcagactgacacagaagaccGTAGTCATCAGTCTGTCTGTTCATCTCTGGAGGGACAGGTGTAA
- the LOC127153403 gene encoding CD48 antigen: MLKNKCCLILLFICVEGVIGADTVVMKSVTEGDSVTLNTDVTEVQKNDQILWMFGSQETAIAGIYMQIINMYDSNETFGDRLRMDSQTGSLTIRNIRTEHSGVYKLTIISKSTSYKRFNVTVYSPLPVPVISRGFCLSSSGSSVSKCSLLCSVVNVSDVSFSWYKGNSLLSNISVSDLSISLSLPLEVEYQDNNIYSCVINNPISNQTKHVDITQLCHSCADPVQYSQSKGVIPSLIYAVVGMTAVAVLVYYVKSMHKDTSTYNKSTCPLAF; encoded by the exons ATGCTCAAAAACAAGTGCTGTTTAATCTTGCTCTTCATTTGTGTTGAAG GTGTGATTGGTGCTGATACAGTTGTAATGAAGTCAGTGACTGAGGGAGATTCTGTTACTCTAAACACTGATGTTACTGAAGTACAGAAAAATGATCAGATACTGTGGATGTTTGGATCTCAAGAGACTGCTATAGCTGGAATATATATGCAGATCATTAATATGTATGACAGTAATGAGACATTTGGAGACAGACTAAGGATGGACagtcaaactggatctctgaccatcagaAACATCAGAACTGAACACTCTGGAGTTTACAAACTAACCATCATCAGCAAATCCACCTCCTACAAGAGATTCAATGTTACAGTCTATT CTCCtctgcctgttcctgtcatTAGCAGAGGCTTTTGTTTATCATCATCAGGATCATCAGTGTCCAAATGTTCACTGCTGTGTTCAGTGGttaatgtgagtgatgtgagtttctcctggtacaaaggaaacagtttattgtccaacatcagtgtgtctgatctcagcatcagtctctctctacctctggaggtggaatatcaggataacaacatctacagctgtgtgatcaacaatcccatcagcaaccagaccaaACATGTGGACATCACTCAACTCTGTCACTCCTGTGCAG accCTGTTCAGTACAGTCAATCTAAGGGTGTGATTCCATCACTGATTTATGCTGTAGTGGGCATGACTGCTGTTGCTGTACTTGTTTACTATGTCAAAAGCATGCACAAGGATACATCAACATATAATAAGTCAACATGTCCTCTAGCGTTCTAA